AGATGAAACCTCACGCTCAGATGTTCCAggaagcttcttttacagactagactccttctagtctgggtccagcaataacTCACACCcccgtggttactgtcctttgttccagtgtctttcaggtatcctttggggtggagaggctatctcttgagccagctgaagacaaaatggaggggtctccgaggggtttaaatagactttctcttgtgggtgcacactcctccctccccctatttagaatcccagctacaagatggagttttggagtcacatgggcaagtcacatgtctatgcatgactcagaacttacaggtagcagccatggttcacatgctaccttgaacgtcctcaggtagacttctaatatggattggagccttccaagatccattgtccattaagtgtatcttgactgggcacttaacttgcacattcctatctaaagaagctgaccaaatgccttactaaggctacttaaaatcaaaccagtacacagccaatattcataattcaaatacaaaaatgatacatgcatacaaataggatgaatagattcagtagatcataacctttacagagatatgttacatggcatatgtagcataaaacatatacCAGTTATgccatatttacattcataagcatatttccataaagccttatggggtgcaacatcacaccagTCATCAGAATTGGTCACCTCATTTTTAGAAGAGATTTCATGATGCTTCTCTGGCAGCACCCTTAAGATAGCCACCTGTGCACCTCACACCCTTCGCCCTTGAGTTTAGAAGACTCATCGGTACTCTTCCTTTGATAGCATTATTCAGTACATTGCCCCAGATGTTGGCTCCACAAGCACTCGATATCCATTGTTTTTTCCTGGTATCCAGCAGAGTTcatcaaggatcttccctctccaaccTACCCCGCGGGACCCAGGAGACAACTCTACCTCGCCGCTGGAGCCAGTActctactcagcacagcattcttcttAGAGTGCCCATGATGTTTCATCCTCATAGTTCCTTCTCTAGGCaactttttttgctattactttctgagtctttggctagctgttcttaacattctttttggccttcctaattacatGTTAACAtgtcatttgccagagtttatgcctctttctattttcctcaataggatttaacttccactttttaaaggatgcctttttgcctctcactgtttcttttactttgttgtttagccatggtggctcttttttggttttcttactatcttttttttaaatttcgggtatacatttaagttgagactttgttatggtgtctttaaagaaTTTCCATGCAGCTCGCatggatttcacttttggcactgtaactatttatttctgtttaactaattcCTAATTTTTGTGTAATTCCCTTTTGTGAAATTAAATGCTATAgtgctgggctgctgtggtgttctccctgccacagggatgttaagtttaattatattatggtcactattaccaatgCTTcacttaggattaaatcaagaactGCCTTTCTACTTGTGGGTTCCAAgggctagctgctccaagaagccatcttttaaggtgtcaagaaattttatctctgcatcccatcctgaggtgacatgtacccagtcaatatggcaatagttgaaatcctccattattattcAGGGgttttttaatagcctctctaatctccctgagcatttcacagtcactatcaccatcttgGTCAGATgatcggtaatatatccctactgctatattcttactattcaagcatggaattaccaTCCATACAGATTCTATAGTACAGtttgttcatttaagatttttatttcatatgattctatgctttctttcatatatagtgccactcccccaccagcacgacgtGTTAcatccttctgatatatttgtatcctggtattactgtgtcccattgattatcctcattccactaaGTTTTTGTGATGCCtagtatatcaatatcctcatttaatatgaagcactctagttcacccattttattgtTTAGATTCTGGTATTTGTATATAAACACttaaaaaattgtcactttttaacTGTCTGACATttcatgatgtaattgaatgggactctttttcatttgactgtttctcatcagattctACCTATATTTTATCATCCAGGCtatcctccttactaggacatagagaatccccattaatagatcctcccctaagtgATGTCTCTGTCCAAATCACGTAGTCCGCCGCACCTGTAGGCTTTCCCCCCCAcgcttagtttaaaaactgctctatgaccttgtTCATTTTAAGTGCCagaaatctggttccattttggttcaCATGGAGCCCAGCCTTCCTGTATAGGTGCCTCCTTTCCAAAAAggttccccaattcctaataaAACTAAATCCCTCCACCCTCCACCATCATCTCACCTATGCATTGAGATCCTGCAGTTGTTATTGTCTTTTTGGGTCTGTGTGTGaaaatggaagcatttcagagaacgCCACCATGGAGGTCCGGGATCTCTCTATCCTATTGGtacctccccagcactacacataagtctaacTAGAGGCCTCAAGAGATCCGTAACTTTCACACCTGGCAGGCAAGTCACCTTGCTGCTCTCCCAGTCATTGCAAACCCAggtatctatgtttctaatgatcaaatacACCAAAATTATTACCTGTCTCTACTTATTAAAAGAAGTTCCATCACACGGAGAGCTATCCTCAGTATGAGAAGGTTCCATGACATCATCTGGCAGGAAGGTCCCAATTGCTCCAGTttcatgttctccttccctgagactttcatcctcctcaacagcacagaggctgtcagtcCGTAGGTGGGACCATTTCACTCTGTCCCGGGAAGTcttatctatgtacctctctgtctcccttagctcctccagttcagccactctggtctccaaagcccatacaTGGTCCTTAAGCaagtaactcccactgatttgcaTGTTCAGAAGCTCAGCTGATGGGCTGGTGAGAGGTGTCTATTTCCACGTGGGATTGTCAGCTGTGAACCCTCCTCTGGAGCAAGGTGCCTAGGAAAGGTCAGCATTTTCTATTGAGAGACGCGAGagagatgtgggagactcagaTCCAAAATCTTTGTTCTAtctgctttggagcagagacataaacacaggtctcccacatcccacggGAATGACCTGAGCACCCCGCAAATGGCTATTCTCGGTGGGGTGCTCAGTCTCTCCAGTttgagctgttccactttatacAAACAAACATtcagtggagcagggatttgaatctgggtctcccacattccaggtgagggTGATAAACCGccgagctatgggatattctgggcaTGAACATACATGGACACACAtgcaaacagacacacacacagacacaggtaCACACGGATGCACACACACTGATGCACATGCAAGCACACGCACAGTcccacatgcgcacacacacctggagccacatgcacacacacacacacacacatggaccCACGGATgcacacacacccatgcacacacacacttggacccacattcacacacaaacacagagacccacatacacacacggacacacatgcacacacacattcccaaCCTGCAAGGCCCCATCCAGGAATCGTGGTCTGAGAATGTCTAACAGATTGGGGCTGCTAGGGAGATGGGCGGGGGAACACCTCGTTGGAGAATCCCACCAGAACTGAGGCCTGAGCTAAGACTCTGAGCAGCTCGTTAGCTGTGGGGCAGCGTCAGTGCTCAGGTTGCTTTGTGCAGGCTACTGGTGGAACCTTAGGCTCCTACAGTGTAAGGTAGCACATGAGCCGGGGCTTTGAGGAAGGCAGCGGTGCCTAAGCTCAGTATTTATCTAAatgcctttgtggatctagccctggcCACCTTTCTAGAAGAAGCTTAAATCAAACACAAGTTAAGATTGTTCAAAGCCAAGGACGCTGTCTGGCGATGCTTAGGGGAAACAGCCAAGTTCACGGACATCCACCTGTCACTTTTAAAGAACTCTTTCCTCCTTTCTGTGTACAAGGACCAGGCTCCCTGCAGCAAAACACGTTTTTATCTGCTCTTCCCATCCTCCAGTGGCTCTAGTGTCCCAGCTGCTTGCCCTGCTAGATCCCGGGGCAATGCCCCTACCTCAGGTGGCTAGCAGCTGGTGCACCATCGTGGGATGAGAACATGGTGTGATGCTGTATGTTTCAATATGACCATTTTTTATCATTGTTGCTATCACTGTTATAGAATTGctacaaatcttgtacaaagtatgtcctgTCAGGTGTCAATGGGAAAGTTATGATTTGTTAAGTGTTCCCAGGTGACATACCTCAGGTGAATAAAGCCAGGCAGTGATGTGTTGAGGGCCAACAAGGACACTTTGCTCTCACAAGGGCCATAGAAGAAACATGCCTCTGTAAGGATAAGATCAATAGCTGCACCTGTGAGTTATCAAGAATGTTAGGACATGTGATAtggtcatgtgaccctggactccaacTTGGGCCAGTAACTGTCCACAAAGAGATGCTGTCGGCTTTGTTTGGGAGAGTAAAATTCCACACACAGAACAGAGGATATTAAAGGACCCCTCAGACATCTCCATTTTATcttcatttctctggactggGTTTCCAAGAAGGAAGCTCTGAACAAGGTCTGATGAACCCTGACCAATTTGGGTAATTTCCAGAGATTCTTTTGCAAGCCAACAGTTTATTCCATTATTGCTATGATCCTAAAATATGAACTCTGAAAAATCATTTGTATGTATCTGATCCATTAAACATGTAtatctcttcttcttttcttttattattaaacctttagattttagttattaacagattggcaacagcatgattattgggtaatatATTAGTTATGTATTTGCCTTGAGATTAGAAGGACCCTATATATGATAAAATTTGTTTTCACTAACAGCTCATTATGGAGTCCAATGTCCGGATGGTGAGCCAAAGGCTgggatgcctaaggagactgcatttttggtTTCTATTTAACCAAAGTGGTTAAACAGAACTTTAcgtttgttgctggcttggtataatttaatgatagaataaccagCAGTCTGGGATGAGTCTGCCcaatttctcagcagtttgtcctgaatttcacatcctcagctgtgtcccactggaaaagggggcagggccttTGAGGAATAAGCGGGGCAGGGCACAGGGCCTCAGAGGTCCACTTaaaagcaattagaaaggtgggaACCCTATGAGTTAATGAGCTGTACACAGACCAATTCCCCAGTCTGTCAcattgacacagcacagtaaggcCAGGAAAGGATTCAATGTCACTTTGACTGTCCAATAATtgattcagggaagagggcccAGCACCGTCTCTCCAAACAGCTGTGCATGGAGGTCagtctgagagccagagcacgAGAAGAAAAATTTAGATGTCTTTACAAATAAAGAGCCggagcagcctgtcccggatctgtttggtcctcacacCGTAGATGATGGGATTTAGCGTGGGGGGCACCAGGAGGTTCACGTTGCCAATGAGAACACGGAAATGCAGGGCCACATTCTGGCCAAATCGGTAcgtgagggaggagaagagagctgGGATGAAAAAGGCTAAGATGGAACAgagatgggagctgcaggtccccaaagtcttgagccgggcatcctttgtggggaggcggaagatggccctgaggatctgggtatAGGACAATGCAACAAAAAACATATCCAGACCCTTCACAAAGAATAGCACAAAGAGGCCGTAGTAACTACTTATCCGGGTATCagcgcaggccagcttcaccacagctATATGTGCACAGTACGTATCGGGGATGATGTTGGTTTCGCAATATGGCCACTGCCTCGTCAGGATGAGATAGGGCAGTATGAGCATGCCACCACGCAGCACCACAGCCAGGCCGATCTTGGCCACCATGGGGTTTGCCAGGAGGGTGGAATGTCTGAGGGGAtcacagatggccacatagcggTCAAAACCCATGGCCACGAGGATCCCAGACTCCATCACTGAGAACGagtgaatgaagtacatctgggtgaggcaggcactgaaatcaaTCTCCCtcgaattgaaccagaagatgctcagcattttgggcaggATGGATGTAGACAGCACCAGGTCAGTGACAGCCAGCATGCAGATGAAATAGTACATGGGGGCAcggaggctctgctccctctTTACGACGAataggatggtgaagttccccaagatggctatggcGTACATGGCACAGAacgggatggagatccagacatgggccGCCTCCaagccaggaatgcccagcaggatgaaggtggaggggttggtgaagtcggttgtgttagaatctgacatggagtagggagaaggtgtccaactctgagACAGAATGGTGTCTCCTGAATGTACTGTACGTTCTTCTGACTTTGTGTATGTGCCCAGGCTCTAGGGTGATGGTTGCAGTACCAATGCCTGAATGGAGAGGAAATGTTAATATGGGACACTACATGCACAActgaggactgttctcatgggtgAAGGAAATTGGTCACTCTTCACAcattgaaaaatgacattttcactaTTCAGACAAATGAATTATGAACAACTGACCCTACTAATGCCAATTCCGTATTTTATGCTGCTCAACATCTAACAgtgaaaaagaaacaaagcttTGACAAAACATTACCAGAGGGAAACATCCCAATTAGAACTCACCTCATGGAAAACACCTGAGCATCATTGATAGTAGCTCCACGGAAACAGTTGCTTATTTGCAGCTGTGGCCAAAACAAAGACAATGTTCAGATGCCTAAGGGAGGGGATGGAGAATACTCTGCTCTGGACACGTGCTCAGTTGTGGACACTCGGTCTGTATATAGTGTATAGCAGATAGAAAGGGATTTCTGAGACAGGATATGAGAATGGGAGAGGCCGCCATACGCTGACAGAGTGTTGAGTATAGCGAAGAGACAAAGAacggggcatatgatagaggagaGCAAAATAAAGACTGGAACTGATGACATTCAAATGGAGAAACACAGAACAGTTCCCAACCAGTAATATCTATAGACACTTAGTTTCagggtgttagtctgtatccgcaaaaacaacgaggagtccttgtggcacctcagagacttacaaattcatttgggcataagctttcatgggctagaacctacttcatcagatgcatggagtggaaaatacaggagcaggtataaatacatgaaaagatgggagctggcttaccaagtgtgaggtcagtctaaccaGACAATTCACTCAGTGTttcaaaagagctaattccccaaAGAAGAGACAAAAGATCGATAAAAgtgattgggaggaaaaatttaaaGATTAAAAATGAGAATGAAAATTTGGAGTTCTTGAAGAAGAGTTTATGAGATTGGCAAAAGTTCACTATTCCACAGTCAAGAAAGTAGAGAACTTTGGACAAAAACCCGGTTTACTGACAAAGTGAATACAGCAATTGGGGGAAGGATGGAATGGGAAGCAATATATAACATatggggaaaagggaaaatagagagcAAATAATACAAATTGGAATTTATGAAAATTGATAAGGCATGCTAAAAACATCATGGAAAAATCCATGCTTCGCAGGTTTAAGGATTACAAAAAGGAGGTTATAAAAGTATATtgagaacaaaagaaatcctagaaaaGTTATGGCTCAATTCTCTGAGGGAGAAACAAAGTTTGTTAATGTTGCAGGAAAGGTAGATATCTTCAAGATATAGTTGTGTTCTGCATTCGGAAAGAAGCAGTATGAGAAACATGTATCACATaagatgatgaaatactttccagtccattagcagTCAAGGATAGCGATAAACAGCATCTACAATTGAATCTTAGAGttccaaacaccagagttacgaactgaatGATTAAGCGCACATCTCACTCGTAACCAGAAGTACACACTGAGGCAGCCGgagagacaaaagaaaaaa
The Emys orbicularis isolate rEmyOrb1 chromosome 1, rEmyOrb1.hap1, whole genome shotgun sequence DNA segment above includes these coding regions:
- the LOC135874206 gene encoding olfactory receptor 52R1-like, which encodes MSDSNTTDFTNPSTFILLGIPGLEAAHVWISIPFCAMYAIAILGNFTILFVVKREQSLRAPMYYFICMLAVTDLVLSTSILPKMLSIFWFNSREIDFSACLTQMYFIHSFSVMESGILVAMGFDRYVAICDPLRHSTLLANPMVAKIGLAVVLRGGMLILPYLILTRQWPYCETNIIPDTYCAHIAVVKLACADTRISSYYGLFVLFFVKGLDMFFVALSYTQILRAIFRLPTKDARLKTLGTCSSHLCSILAFFIPALFSSLTYRFGQNVALHFRVLIGNVNLLVPPTLNPIIYGVRTKQIRDRLLRLFICKDI